Proteins found in one Pongo pygmaeus isolate AG05252 chromosome 8, NHGRI_mPonPyg2-v2.0_pri, whole genome shotgun sequence genomic segment:
- the AIFM2 gene encoding ferroptosis suppressor protein 1 isoform X4, translated as MGSQVSVESGALHVVIVGGGFGGIAAASQLQALNVPFMLVDMKDCFHHNVAALRASVETGFAKKTFISYSVTFKDNFRQGLVVGIDLKNQTVLLQGGEVQRSRFIVVVGGGSAGVEMAAEIKTEYPEKEVTLIHSQVALADKELLPSVRQEVKEILLRKGVQLLLSERVSNLEELPLNEYREYIKVQTDKGTEVATNLVILCTGIKINSSAYRNTFESRLASSGALRVNEHLQVEGHSNVYAIGDCADVRTPKMAYLAGLHANIAVANIVNSVKQRPLQAYKPGALTFLLSMGRNDGVGQISGFYVGRLMVRLTKSRDLFVSTSWKTMRQSPP; from the exons ATGGGGTCCCAGGTCTCGGTGGAATCGGGAGCTCTGCACGTGGTGATTGTGGGTGGGGGTTTTGGTGGGATCGCAGCAGCCAGCCAGCTGCAGGCCCTGAACGTCCCCTTCATGCTGGTGGACATGAAGGACTGCTTCCACCACAATGTGGCTGCCCTCCGAGCCTCCGTGGAGACAG GGTTCGCCAAAAAGACATTCATTTCTTACTCGGTGACTTTCAAGGACAACTTCCGGCAGGGGCTAGTGGTGGGGATAGACCTGAAGAACCAGACGGTGCTGCTGCAGGGCGGCGAG GTCCAGCGCTCCCGGTTCATCGTGGTGGTGGGAGGAGGCTCGGCTGGAGTGGAGATGGCAGCAGAGATTAAAACAGAATATCCTGAGAAAGAG GTCACTCTCATTCACTCCCAAGTGGCCCTGGCTGACAAGGAGCTCCTTCCCTCCGTCCGGCAGGAAGTGAAGGAGATCCTCCTCCGGAAGGGCGTGCAGCTGCTGCTGA GTGAGCGGGTGAGCAATCTGGAGGAGCTGCCTCTCAACGAGTATCGAGAGTACATCAAAGTGCAGACGGACAAAGGCACAGAGGTGGCCACCAACCTGGTGATTCTCTGCACCGGCATCAAGATCAACAGCTCCGCCTACCGCAACACGTTTG AGAGCAGACTGGCCAGCAGTGGTGCTCTGAGAGTGAACGAGCACCTCCAGGTGGAGGGCCACAGCAATGTCTACGCCATTGGTGACTGTGCCGATGTGAGGACGCCCAAGATGGCCTATCTTGCCGGCCTCCACGCCAACATCGCCGTGGCCAATATCGTTAACTCCGTGAAGCAGCGACCTCTCCAGGCCTACAAGCCAG GTGCACTGACGTTCCTCCTGTCCATGGGGAGAAATGACGGCGTGGGCCAAATCAGTGGCTTCTATGTGGGCCGGCTCATGGTTCGGCTGACCAAGAGCCGGGACCTGTTCGTCTCTACGAGCTGGAAAACCATGAGGCAGTCTCCACCCTGA
- the AIFM2 gene encoding ferroptosis suppressor protein 1 isoform X1: MGSQVSVESGALHVVIVGGGFGGIAAASQLQALNVPFMLVDMKDCFHHNVAALRASVETGFAKKTFISYSVTFKDNFRQGLVVGIDLKNQTVLLQGGEALPFSHLILATGSTGPFPGKFNEISSQQAAIQAYEDMVRQVQRSRFIVVVGGGSAGVEMAAEIKTEYPEKEVTLIHSQVALADKELLPSVRQEVKEILLRKGVQLLLSTCTLTSLPALPWPGERVSNLEELPLNEYREYIKVQTDKGTEVATNLVILCTGIKINSSAYRNTFESRLASSGALRVNEHLQVEGHSNVYAIGDCADVRTPKMAYLAGLHANIAVANIVNSVKQRPLQAYKPGALTFLLSMGRNDGVGQISGFYVGRLMVRLTKSRDLFVSTSWKTMRQSPP, translated from the exons ATGGGGTCCCAGGTCTCGGTGGAATCGGGAGCTCTGCACGTGGTGATTGTGGGTGGGGGTTTTGGTGGGATCGCAGCAGCCAGCCAGCTGCAGGCCCTGAACGTCCCCTTCATGCTGGTGGACATGAAGGACTGCTTCCACCACAATGTGGCTGCCCTCCGAGCCTCCGTGGAGACAG GGTTCGCCAAAAAGACATTCATTTCTTACTCGGTGACTTTCAAGGACAACTTCCGGCAGGGGCTAGTGGTGGGGATAGACCTGAAGAACCAGACGGTGCTGCTGCAGGGCGGCGAG GCCCTGCCCTTCTCTCATCTTATCCTGGCCACGGGCAGCACTGGGCCCTTCCCGGGCAAGTTTAATGAGATTTCCAGCCAGCAGGCCGCTATCCAGGCCTATGAGGACATGGTGAGGCAG GTCCAGCGCTCCCGGTTCATCGTGGTGGTGGGAGGAGGCTCGGCTGGAGTGGAGATGGCAGCAGAGATTAAAACAGAATATCCTGAGAAAGAG GTCACTCTCATTCACTCCCAAGTGGCCCTGGCTGACAAGGAGCTCCTTCCCTCCGTCCGGCAGGAAGTGAAGGAGATCCTCCTCCGGAAGGGCGTGCAGCTGCTGCTGAGTACGTGCACCCttacctccctccctgccctgccctggcctg GTGAGCGGGTGAGCAATCTGGAGGAGCTGCCTCTCAACGAGTATCGAGAGTACATCAAAGTGCAGACGGACAAAGGCACAGAGGTGGCCACCAACCTGGTGATTCTCTGCACCGGCATCAAGATCAACAGCTCCGCCTACCGCAACACGTTTG AGAGCAGACTGGCCAGCAGTGGTGCTCTGAGAGTGAACGAGCACCTCCAGGTGGAGGGCCACAGCAATGTCTACGCCATTGGTGACTGTGCCGATGTGAGGACGCCCAAGATGGCCTATCTTGCCGGCCTCCACGCCAACATCGCCGTGGCCAATATCGTTAACTCCGTGAAGCAGCGACCTCTCCAGGCCTACAAGCCAG GTGCACTGACGTTCCTCCTGTCCATGGGGAGAAATGACGGCGTGGGCCAAATCAGTGGCTTCTATGTGGGCCGGCTCATGGTTCGGCTGACCAAGAGCCGGGACCTGTTCGTCTCTACGAGCTGGAAAACCATGAGGCAGTCTCCACCCTGA
- the AIFM2 gene encoding ferroptosis suppressor protein 1 isoform X2, which produces MGSQVSVESGALHVVIVGGGFGGIAAASQLQALNVPFMLVDMKDCFHHNVAALRASVETGFAKKTFISYSVTFKDNFRQGLVVGIDLKNQTVLLQGGEALPFSHLILATGSTGPFPGKFNEISSQQAAIQAYEDMVRQVQRSRFIVVVGGGSAGVEMAAEIKTEYPEKEVTLIHSQVALADKELLPSVRQEVKEILLRKGVQLLLSERVSNLEELPLNEYREYIKVQTDKGTEVATNLVILCTGIKINSSAYRNTFESRLASSGALRVNEHLQVEGHSNVYAIGDCADVRTPKMAYLAGLHANIAVANIVNSVKQRPLQAYKPGALTFLLSMGRNDGVGQISGFYVGRLMVRLTKSRDLFVSTSWKTMRQSPP; this is translated from the exons ATGGGGTCCCAGGTCTCGGTGGAATCGGGAGCTCTGCACGTGGTGATTGTGGGTGGGGGTTTTGGTGGGATCGCAGCAGCCAGCCAGCTGCAGGCCCTGAACGTCCCCTTCATGCTGGTGGACATGAAGGACTGCTTCCACCACAATGTGGCTGCCCTCCGAGCCTCCGTGGAGACAG GGTTCGCCAAAAAGACATTCATTTCTTACTCGGTGACTTTCAAGGACAACTTCCGGCAGGGGCTAGTGGTGGGGATAGACCTGAAGAACCAGACGGTGCTGCTGCAGGGCGGCGAG GCCCTGCCCTTCTCTCATCTTATCCTGGCCACGGGCAGCACTGGGCCCTTCCCGGGCAAGTTTAATGAGATTTCCAGCCAGCAGGCCGCTATCCAGGCCTATGAGGACATGGTGAGGCAG GTCCAGCGCTCCCGGTTCATCGTGGTGGTGGGAGGAGGCTCGGCTGGAGTGGAGATGGCAGCAGAGATTAAAACAGAATATCCTGAGAAAGAG GTCACTCTCATTCACTCCCAAGTGGCCCTGGCTGACAAGGAGCTCCTTCCCTCCGTCCGGCAGGAAGTGAAGGAGATCCTCCTCCGGAAGGGCGTGCAGCTGCTGCTGA GTGAGCGGGTGAGCAATCTGGAGGAGCTGCCTCTCAACGAGTATCGAGAGTACATCAAAGTGCAGACGGACAAAGGCACAGAGGTGGCCACCAACCTGGTGATTCTCTGCACCGGCATCAAGATCAACAGCTCCGCCTACCGCAACACGTTTG AGAGCAGACTGGCCAGCAGTGGTGCTCTGAGAGTGAACGAGCACCTCCAGGTGGAGGGCCACAGCAATGTCTACGCCATTGGTGACTGTGCCGATGTGAGGACGCCCAAGATGGCCTATCTTGCCGGCCTCCACGCCAACATCGCCGTGGCCAATATCGTTAACTCCGTGAAGCAGCGACCTCTCCAGGCCTACAAGCCAG GTGCACTGACGTTCCTCCTGTCCATGGGGAGAAATGACGGCGTGGGCCAAATCAGTGGCTTCTATGTGGGCCGGCTCATGGTTCGGCTGACCAAGAGCCGGGACCTGTTCGTCTCTACGAGCTGGAAAACCATGAGGCAGTCTCCACCCTGA
- the AIFM2 gene encoding ferroptosis suppressor protein 1 isoform X3 gives MGSQVSVESGALHVVIVGGGFGGIAAASQLQALNVPFMLVDMKDCFHHNVAALRASVETGFAKKTFISYSVTFKDNFRQGLVVGIDLKNQTVLLQGGEVQRSRFIVVVGGGSAGVEMAAEIKTEYPEKEVTLIHSQVALADKELLPSVRQEVKEILLRKGVQLLLSTCTLTSLPALPWPGERVSNLEELPLNEYREYIKVQTDKGTEVATNLVILCTGIKINSSAYRNTFESRLASSGALRVNEHLQVEGHSNVYAIGDCADVRTPKMAYLAGLHANIAVANIVNSVKQRPLQAYKPGALTFLLSMGRNDGVGQISGFYVGRLMVRLTKSRDLFVSTSWKTMRQSPP, from the exons ATGGGGTCCCAGGTCTCGGTGGAATCGGGAGCTCTGCACGTGGTGATTGTGGGTGGGGGTTTTGGTGGGATCGCAGCAGCCAGCCAGCTGCAGGCCCTGAACGTCCCCTTCATGCTGGTGGACATGAAGGACTGCTTCCACCACAATGTGGCTGCCCTCCGAGCCTCCGTGGAGACAG GGTTCGCCAAAAAGACATTCATTTCTTACTCGGTGACTTTCAAGGACAACTTCCGGCAGGGGCTAGTGGTGGGGATAGACCTGAAGAACCAGACGGTGCTGCTGCAGGGCGGCGAG GTCCAGCGCTCCCGGTTCATCGTGGTGGTGGGAGGAGGCTCGGCTGGAGTGGAGATGGCAGCAGAGATTAAAACAGAATATCCTGAGAAAGAG GTCACTCTCATTCACTCCCAAGTGGCCCTGGCTGACAAGGAGCTCCTTCCCTCCGTCCGGCAGGAAGTGAAGGAGATCCTCCTCCGGAAGGGCGTGCAGCTGCTGCTGAGTACGTGCACCCttacctccctccctgccctgccctggcctg GTGAGCGGGTGAGCAATCTGGAGGAGCTGCCTCTCAACGAGTATCGAGAGTACATCAAAGTGCAGACGGACAAAGGCACAGAGGTGGCCACCAACCTGGTGATTCTCTGCACCGGCATCAAGATCAACAGCTCCGCCTACCGCAACACGTTTG AGAGCAGACTGGCCAGCAGTGGTGCTCTGAGAGTGAACGAGCACCTCCAGGTGGAGGGCCACAGCAATGTCTACGCCATTGGTGACTGTGCCGATGTGAGGACGCCCAAGATGGCCTATCTTGCCGGCCTCCACGCCAACATCGCCGTGGCCAATATCGTTAACTCCGTGAAGCAGCGACCTCTCCAGGCCTACAAGCCAG GTGCACTGACGTTCCTCCTGTCCATGGGGAGAAATGACGGCGTGGGCCAAATCAGTGGCTTCTATGTGGGCCGGCTCATGGTTCGGCTGACCAAGAGCCGGGACCTGTTCGTCTCTACGAGCTGGAAAACCATGAGGCAGTCTCCACCCTGA